A DNA window from Streptomyces canus contains the following coding sequences:
- a CDS encoding ABC transporter ATP-binding protein: MNTVLAGYGLVKKYGSTTALAGVDVDVRERDSLAIMGLSGSGKSTLLHTLAGIVRPDAGEVLLRGERIDRLGENRLSALRRKRFGFVFQSGQLLPELPAEENVALPLMLEGMPRRQAVERARRWFAPLGLDGLAHRRPGQLSGGQAQRVAIARALAVEPDVVFADEPTGALDQATSTEVVRLLTSVTREQGAALVMVTHDAEVAGHCHRVLQVRDGRVSGHSPYTVA; this comes from the coding sequence ATGAACACCGTCCTGGCCGGTTACGGCCTCGTCAAGAAGTACGGCTCCACCACCGCGCTGGCCGGTGTGGACGTCGACGTCCGCGAGCGCGACTCGTTGGCGATCATGGGCCTGTCCGGCTCCGGCAAGTCCACCCTGCTGCACACCCTCGCGGGGATCGTCCGCCCGGACGCCGGCGAGGTGCTGCTGAGAGGCGAGCGCATCGACCGGCTCGGTGAGAACAGACTGAGCGCACTGCGCCGGAAGCGGTTCGGGTTCGTCTTCCAGTCGGGTCAGCTGCTCCCGGAGCTGCCCGCCGAGGAGAACGTGGCGCTGCCGCTGATGCTGGAGGGCATGCCCCGCAGACAGGCCGTCGAGCGAGCCCGCCGCTGGTTCGCACCGCTGGGTCTCGACGGCCTCGCGCACCGCAGGCCCGGTCAGCTCTCCGGCGGTCAGGCCCAGCGCGTGGCGATCGCCCGGGCCCTGGCCGTCGAACCGGACGTGGTCTTCGCCGACGAGCCGACCGGCGCCCTGGACCAGGCCACCAGCACGGAGGTGGTCCGACTGCTGACGTCCGTCACGCGGGAACAGGGCGCCGCCCTGGTGATGGTCACCCACGACGCGGAGGTCGCCGGCCACTGCCACCGCGTCCTCCAGGTCCGCGACGGCCGCGTCAGCGGCCACAGCCCATACACGGTCGCCTGA
- a CDS encoding DUF4333 domain-containing protein — MQSKYLVGAVGAVAGAAVVFGLGGHFLAGTESTTSLDTQSTASVGGHKALAAYVVEGRTQSKYHPLPWVGVKVTDVSCPSGLKAVAGATLTCTGAKSGGGTVDIPVTVVKASDKSVTWKFDR, encoded by the coding sequence ATGCAGAGCAAGTACCTCGTCGGCGCCGTCGGCGCAGTGGCCGGCGCGGCCGTCGTCTTCGGACTCGGCGGCCACTTCCTGGCCGGCACCGAGTCGACCACCTCCCTGGACACCCAGAGCACGGCTTCCGTCGGCGGCCACAAGGCGCTCGCCGCGTACGTCGTCGAGGGCCGCACCCAGAGCAAGTACCACCCGCTGCCGTGGGTCGGCGTGAAGGTCACCGACGTCTCCTGCCCAAGCGGGCTCAAGGCCGTCGCCGGCGCCACCCTCACCTGCACCGGCGCGAAGAGCGGCGGCGGGACCGTGGACATACCGGTGACCGTGGTCAAGGCCTCGGACAAGTCCGTCACCTGGAAGTTCGACCGCTGA
- a CDS encoding sensor histidine kinase codes for MKSVSARGCVWAAGIGALVAAAAVDLFASGADKGVGWPQAAVLLLGTAAVLWPAHRRPPWLTPQLRAVVPAVASLLCTADSVVRSGALFGPGELAILLCLLFVAVRHCPRTSVMACASLDGAAVLALPVRPFLDDEDLMLAYMLIGFVLIGLTVAFAAYLRSQDYRRTVAVSETRRAERLAIAADLHDFVAHHVTGILVQTQVARMMADTGADELDPVLAGIERAATEALASMRRTVGVLRDTEDPADRRPVGDLAGIAGLIDGFASPIQKATLHRAPAVPDDLPHEVQAAAFRVVQEALTNVRRHAADATQVTVGLGYERARLEVTVSDDGRGGSQLPPAAHGGGFGLVGLKERVTALGGELHAGPRAEQGWEVRALLPG; via the coding sequence ATGAAGTCCGTTTCCGCCCGGGGCTGCGTATGGGCCGCCGGCATCGGTGCCCTCGTCGCAGCGGCCGCTGTCGACCTCTTCGCCTCGGGCGCCGACAAGGGCGTCGGCTGGCCACAGGCGGCCGTGCTGCTGCTCGGCACCGCCGCCGTACTGTGGCCGGCCCACCGGCGCCCGCCCTGGCTCACCCCCCAACTGCGCGCCGTCGTGCCGGCCGTGGCCTCCCTCCTGTGCACGGCCGACTCCGTGGTGCGCTCCGGTGCCCTGTTCGGACCGGGCGAGCTGGCGATCCTGCTGTGCCTGTTGTTCGTCGCGGTACGGCACTGTCCGCGCACCTCGGTGATGGCGTGCGCGTCGCTCGACGGCGCCGCCGTCCTCGCGCTGCCGGTGCGGCCGTTCCTCGACGACGAGGACCTCATGCTGGCGTACATGCTGATCGGGTTCGTCCTGATCGGCCTCACCGTGGCGTTTGCCGCATATCTGCGCTCGCAGGACTACCGGCGGACCGTCGCCGTCAGCGAGACCCGGCGGGCGGAGCGCCTGGCCATCGCCGCCGACCTGCACGACTTCGTCGCCCACCATGTCACCGGCATCCTGGTGCAGACCCAGGTGGCGCGGATGATGGCGGACACCGGCGCCGACGAACTCGACCCCGTCCTCGCCGGTATCGAGCGGGCCGCGACCGAGGCGCTGGCGTCGATGCGCCGCACGGTCGGTGTGCTGCGCGACACCGAGGACCCGGCCGACCGGCGCCCGGTGGGCGACCTCGCGGGCATCGCCGGCCTCATCGACGGCTTCGCGAGCCCCATCCAGAAAGCCACCCTGCACCGCGCCCCCGCGGTACCCGACGACCTCCCGCACGAAGTCCAGGCGGCCGCCTTCCGGGTGGTGCAGGAGGCCCTGACCAACGTACGCCGGCACGCGGCCGACGCCACCCAGGTCACCGTCGGGCTGGGCTACGAGCGGGCCCGCCTGGAGGTGACCGTGTCCGACGACGGGCGCGGCGGCAGCCAGTTGCCGCCCGCGGCGCACGGGGGCGGCTTCGGTCTCGTCGGCCTGAAGGAACGGGTGACGGCCCTCGGCGGCGAACTGCACGCGGGGCCGCGGGCGGAGCAGGGGTGGGAGGTGCGGGCGCTGCTTCCCGGATGA